From Acinetobacter lwoffii, a single genomic window includes:
- the ybeY gene encoding rRNA maturation RNase YbeY, giving the protein MKLSLSLQQDFQSPELVLKRVYIKKVVETTLRHISTQSDCEIGIACVDNDESHKLNLEYRGKDKPTNVLSFPSELPDEMAQFLDAFPIGDLVICIPVVLAEALEQQKVPLTHFTHMLVHGTLHLMGYDHETSDEDAEEMEGIEIEILAKLGFENPYLEQN; this is encoded by the coding sequence TTGAAACTTAGTCTTTCCTTACAACAGGACTTTCAGTCGCCTGAACTGGTACTGAAACGTGTCTATATTAAAAAAGTTGTAGAAACCACTTTACGTCATATCAGCACTCAAAGTGATTGCGAAATCGGAATTGCCTGTGTCGACAATGACGAAAGTCATAAACTGAATCTGGAATATCGCGGCAAAGACAAACCGACCAATGTCCTGTCTTTCCCGAGTGAACTTCCAGATGAAATGGCGCAGTTTCTGGATGCATTTCCCATTGGTGATCTGGTGATCTGTATTCCTGTGGTACTGGCGGAAGCGCTGGAACAGCAAAAAGTACCCTTGACGCATTTCACCCATATGCTGGTACATGGCACTTTACACCTAATGGGCTATGACCATGAAACCTCGGATGAAGATGCTGAAGAAATGGAAGGTATTGAAATCGAGATTCTGGCCAAGCTAGGTTTTGAAAATCCCTATCTGGAACAGAACTAA
- a CDS encoding energy transducer TonB yields the protein MPLVRTWWKDPVFSSAVLAAGILHLIVLTLEFGMPQDRDTSTKEIAVSLRQTDEKIEHADFLAQTDQQGSGQFREAHRMSSDMPSPLMEQHAGEELQESLDMLQQQQELSFEEKVLMTTLSWQKQAEENQRKKMQEQLQSQFQAKAAMVASLEAQYLQRQQNFSRQQKIKTVDGIQSKQDVSAAYLEKFREKVEFYGNRYYPEAAKQQNLAGEVRLMVILNQNGGIRAIRLIDSSGHAMLDEAAKASVRKAAPFGAFDSKMKEISELRVIRTWRFDPAEAEFEVR from the coding sequence ATGCCTCTGGTCAGAACTTGGTGGAAAGATCCAGTGTTTAGCAGTGCGGTGCTTGCCGCAGGCATTCTGCATTTGATCGTGCTGACCCTGGAATTTGGTATGCCGCAAGATCGGGATACCAGTACCAAAGAAATCGCAGTCAGTTTGCGCCAGACTGATGAAAAAATTGAGCATGCTGATTTTCTCGCCCAAACGGACCAGCAGGGTTCCGGCCAGTTTAGAGAAGCTCATCGCATGTCGAGTGATATGCCATCGCCGTTAATGGAACAACATGCAGGCGAAGAGCTGCAAGAAAGTCTGGATATGCTGCAACAGCAACAGGAACTCAGTTTTGAAGAAAAAGTCCTGATGACCACCTTGAGCTGGCAAAAGCAGGCGGAAGAAAATCAGCGAAAAAAAATGCAGGAGCAATTACAGAGCCAGTTTCAGGCCAAAGCGGCCATGGTCGCCAGTCTGGAAGCGCAATATTTACAGCGTCAGCAAAATTTCAGTCGTCAGCAAAAAATTAAGACTGTAGATGGTATTCAGTCCAAGCAGGATGTTTCTGCCGCCTATCTGGAAAAGTTTCGCGAGAAAGTGGAGTTCTATGGGAACCGTTATTATCCGGAAGCAGCCAAACAACAGAATCTGGCAGGGGAAGTGCGGCTGATGGTGATCCTCAATCAGAATGGCGGAATTCGTGCCATTCGACTGATTGACAGTTCAGGACATGCCATGTTGGATGAAGCAGCCAAAGCTTCCGTGCGTAAGGCAGCGCCATTTGGTGCTTTCGATAGTAAAATGAAAGAAATTTCCGAACTGCGGGTGATTCGTACCTGGCGTTTTGACCCGGCTGAAGCAGAGTTTGAGGTTCGTTAG
- a CDS encoding DUF3108 domain-containing protein, with amino-acid sequence MAKTVFKILVMTTGLSSAILFTVISSQAFAMTPFQASYQFSYNGKNMGSATRTLSKSGNNWTYVFAAKAGGIASATETSRFTFNNGKIGSSSFSRSSKVLVHNNTMSINFNPSSKSISTKKDDEKRSFAWRADVLDELNAELQIREDLKNSGLKANYYIADAKEVEGRKFIKQGSETISTKYGSFNTIKVVMKHSKPGRETIFWLAPKLDYLPVKVSHVDKKTSYGLLLTDYKGASN; translated from the coding sequence ATGGCGAAGACTGTATTCAAAATTTTAGTGATGACCACGGGTCTGAGCAGCGCAATACTGTTCACTGTTATTTCTAGCCAGGCTTTTGCCATGACTCCTTTCCAAGCCAGTTATCAATTTAGCTATAATGGCAAGAATATGGGTTCTGCAACGCGGACTTTAAGCAAATCAGGCAATAACTGGACTTATGTCTTTGCTGCAAAAGCCGGAGGTATTGCCTCTGCAACCGAAACCAGCCGCTTTACTTTTAATAATGGCAAGATCGGCTCAAGCAGTTTCAGTCGCAGCAGTAAAGTGCTGGTGCATAACAACACCATGAGTATTAATTTTAATCCTTCCAGCAAAAGCATCAGTACCAAGAAAGACGATGAAAAACGCTCTTTTGCCTGGAGAGCAGATGTTCTGGATGAGTTGAATGCGGAATTGCAGATCCGTGAAGACTTAAAAAATTCAGGCCTGAAAGCAAATTACTATATCGCTGATGCTAAAGAAGTTGAAGGCCGTAAGTTTATCAAACAGGGTTCAGAGACTATAAGCACCAAATACGGATCCTTTAATACCATTAAAGTGGTGATGAAACACAGCAAACCAGGTCGTGAAACCATTTTCTGGCTGGCACCAAAACTTGACTATCTTCCAGTCAAAGTTTCGCATGTCGACAAGAAAACCTCCTATGGTTTACTGTTAACTGACTATAAAGGTGCAAGCAACTAA
- a CDS encoding xanthine phosphoribosyltransferase has product MHALEQKILAEGIVLSEEVLKVDSFLNHQIDPVMMQLIGQEFARLFKDAGITKIITIEASGIAPAVMAGLELGVPVIFARKYQSLTLKDDLYRSKVFSFTKQTESTIAISNKHISSTDKVLVIDDFLANGQAALGLADLIHQANAEVVGIGIVIEKSFQPGRDLLLEKGYRVESLARVKSLANGTVEFVRD; this is encoded by the coding sequence GTGCATGCACTAGAACAGAAAATCTTGGCTGAAGGCATCGTCCTCTCTGAAGAAGTTTTGAAAGTAGACTCTTTCTTAAACCATCAGATTGATCCAGTCATGATGCAACTGATTGGTCAAGAATTTGCGCGTCTGTTTAAGGATGCTGGTATTACCAAAATTATTACGATTGAAGCATCAGGTATTGCACCTGCCGTAATGGCCGGCCTAGAGCTTGGCGTACCTGTAATCTTTGCACGTAAATACCAGTCTCTCACCCTGAAAGATGATTTATATCGTTCTAAAGTCTTTTCATTTACCAAACAGACTGAAAGCACAATCGCGATTTCAAATAAACACATCAGCTCAACCGATAAGGTTTTAGTGATCGATGATTTTCTGGCTAATGGTCAAGCGGCTTTAGGTCTTGCAGACCTGATCCACCAGGCAAATGCAGAAGTAGTCGGTATTGGCATTGTGATTGAAAAATCATTCCAGCCAGGTCGTGACCTGCTGCTTGAAAAAGGCTACCGTGTGGAATCACTGGCACGCGTAAAATCTTTGGCAAATGGCACAGTTGAATTTGTTCGCGACTAA
- a CDS encoding CsgG/HfaB family protein, which yields MLNFSSTKRHISFVSATVLFSSFLTGCTGLAPSNKKPVSLVQGPPITDIFTPFDMALSCLKGQLRSDVSFSVGAILDQTGKDVVTNGGSGKMVTQGAGDMVQSALFQAGVSLMNRRDPRIIESEAKWGIRDPRQIQASDYYVTGSINSLDFIPGGGFDMQIAGVGPNYSQTRIMIGLDLSLTDTRSSKVVGNVSLQKQIAAQDYGLSAGRFAGRTLLNIQIGKGEREASNFALRQMLNLATFELLSQVVPPAVFASCRAEIPPEFGRLDLTRSSVALHKYKKNQQQISTDSSNPVQESASRQADSSNEKNKSINSPSKDTKPPKQKESEVIQNPEAEPEMSKQELIKYISKTKRPSPTSKINDKKDVQEQANKEQAEEKSSSLWDANPEVVENYWSNIQRD from the coding sequence ATGTTGAATTTCTCCTCGACCAAAAGACATATATCTTTCGTGAGTGCCACTGTCCTTTTCAGCTCTTTTTTAACAGGCTGCACGGGTTTAGCGCCCTCAAACAAGAAGCCAGTTAGCCTGGTACAAGGCCCCCCAATTACCGATATTTTTACCCCTTTTGATATGGCTTTATCCTGCCTAAAAGGACAATTACGTAGTGATGTGAGTTTCTCCGTGGGGGCAATTCTGGATCAAACCGGTAAGGATGTAGTTACCAATGGTGGTAGCGGAAAAATGGTGACCCAAGGTGCGGGAGATATGGTGCAATCTGCCTTGTTTCAGGCGGGGGTAAGCTTAATGAACCGGCGTGATCCCCGGATTATCGAAAGCGAAGCCAAGTGGGGCATTCGTGATCCAAGACAAATCCAGGCTTCTGATTATTATGTGACAGGCAGTATTAACAGTCTGGATTTTATTCCGGGTGGTGGTTTTGACATGCAGATCGCTGGTGTCGGTCCGAATTATAGTCAAACCCGGATTATGATCGGTCTGGATTTATCTTTGACTGATACCCGCAGTAGTAAAGTGGTGGGTAATGTTTCTTTGCAAAAGCAGATTGCTGCACAGGATTATGGTCTTAGTGCAGGCAGGTTCGCGGGTCGTACACTGTTAAATATTCAAATTGGCAAGGGAGAACGAGAGGCGAGTAATTTTGCCTTACGCCAAATGTTGAACCTGGCCACTTTTGAATTACTCAGTCAGGTCGTGCCACCGGCAGTGTTTGCAAGTTGCCGTGCGGAAATTCCACCTGAATTTGGTCGCTTAGATCTCACTCGCAGTTCTGTTGCCTTGCATAAATATAAGAAAAATCAGCAACAAATCAGTACCGATTCCAGCAACCCTGTTCAGGAATCGGCCTCACGTCAGGCAGATTCATCCAATGAAAAAAACAAGTCGATCAATTCACCCAGCAAAGATACCAAGCCGCCTAAGCAGAAAGAATCTGAGGTGATTCAGAATCCTGAAGCCGAGCCTGAAATGAGCAAACAGGAACTGATTAAATATATTAGTAAGACTAAGCGCCCATCTCCGACAAGCAAAATAAATGACAAAAAAGATGTTCAAGAACAAGCCAACAAAGAACAAGCTGAGGAGAAGTCATCCAGTTTATGGGATGCCAATCCAGAGGTAGTGGAGAATTACTGGTCAAATATTCAACGTGATTAA
- the wrbA gene encoding NAD(P)H:quinone oxidoreductase, with product MQPYVLVLYYSKYGSTKEMAHLIANGIEAAGVAVKIRTVPNISSMVKVAEPSIPAEGDIYCTLEDLAQCAGLALGSPTRFGNMASEMKYFWDQTTSLWLNGALHGKPACVFTASGSMHGGQESTLLTMLPPLFHHGMMIMGLSNATPALSNTKTGGTPYGASHVSGPRHDQGLSQDEKILCEVQGKRLGEVVLKLNQV from the coding sequence ATGCAACCTTATGTCCTTGTTTTATATTACAGCAAATATGGCTCAACCAAAGAAATGGCGCATTTAATTGCCAATGGAATTGAAGCGGCAGGCGTGGCAGTAAAAATCAGGACAGTTCCAAACATATCCAGCATGGTAAAAGTGGCTGAACCCAGTATTCCGGCAGAAGGGGATATCTACTGTACTTTGGAAGATCTGGCGCAGTGTGCCGGTTTGGCGCTTGGTTCACCGACCCGTTTTGGCAATATGGCCTCTGAAATGAAATATTTTTGGGATCAGACCACGAGTCTGTGGCTGAATGGAGCGCTACACGGTAAACCGGCTTGCGTGTTTACAGCATCAGGTTCCATGCATGGCGGGCAGGAAAGTACTTTGCTGACCATGCTGCCGCCGTTATTTCATCATGGCATGATGATCATGGGGCTCAGCAATGCAACACCTGCACTCTCGAATACCAAAACGGGTGGTACCCCTTATGGTGCTAGTCATGTCAGCGGACCACGGCATGATCAGGGCCTGAGTCAGGATGAAAAAATTCTGTGTGAAGTACAAGGCAAGCGTTTAGGTGAAGTGGTACTGAAACTCAATCAAGTCTGA
- a CDS encoding YihY family inner membrane protein, whose protein sequence is MIVKYLKKLPFYEKHWFQFVLFVLRRFEADRCREQAGSLTYTTLFAVVPMLTVFLVIISSIKALEPARQQLQQLIYSNFLPKTTIAFDKALNAFTDKSSNLTIIGILFLFVTTVLMLSSIETVFNRIWRVTETRGGIMGFMRYWTIISLGPILLGSAFVISSTVASMSILSNNFAGYELDGAFVLWAISFSLTVLGFFILNWTIPNRSVPLKSAFIAGLFSAVVFELLKNLFGYIMSNFTSYEIVYGAFAAVPIFLLWIYLSWIIVLLGVEISYALTAFESGQDNKRHPIVMLLDLLELFYKKQKTGESISEAQALEVLGRDEIGRWPSYVAMFEKQNLIKRTDENEYVLVRDLDQVSFWNFYLQLPYPLPRKDHLTNAQTDDIWMQNFSPRLQETDQYLEEKLNFPLSELFRHK, encoded by the coding sequence ATGATTGTTAAGTATTTAAAGAAATTACCTTTCTATGAAAAACACTGGTTTCAATTTGTTTTATTTGTACTTCGACGCTTTGAAGCAGACCGCTGTCGCGAACAGGCAGGTTCCCTGACCTACACTACCCTGTTTGCGGTGGTGCCGATGCTGACGGTTTTTCTGGTAATTATCTCTTCCATTAAAGCGCTGGAACCTGCGCGGCAGCAATTGCAACAACTGATCTATAGTAATTTTTTACCCAAAACTACAATTGCCTTTGATAAGGCCCTGAATGCCTTTACCGATAAATCCAGCAATCTCACCATCATTGGTATTCTGTTCTTGTTTGTGACGACAGTATTGATGCTCAGCAGTATCGAAACGGTGTTTAACCGCATTTGGCGCGTGACTGAAACGCGGGGCGGAATTATGGGCTTTATGCGTTACTGGACCATCATTTCGCTCGGGCCGATTTTACTCGGCAGTGCATTTGTGATTTCTTCGACCGTGGCATCCATGAGCATTCTCAGCAATAACTTTGCCGGTTATGAGCTTGATGGCGCTTTTGTCCTCTGGGCGATTTCCTTTTCTTTGACTGTACTCGGATTTTTCATTTTGAACTGGACCATCCCGAATCGCAGTGTACCGCTTAAATCTGCCTTTATTGCCGGTCTATTTAGTGCCGTGGTGTTTGAGCTGCTGAAAAATCTGTTTGGCTATATCATGTCAAACTTTACCAGCTATGAGATCGTCTATGGTGCCTTCGCCGCCGTGCCGATTTTCCTGCTCTGGATTTATCTGTCGTGGATTATTGTGTTACTAGGGGTTGAAATCAGCTATGCCCTGACGGCGTTTGAATCTGGGCAGGACAATAAACGCCATCCCATCGTCATGCTGCTGGATCTGTTAGAATTATTTTATAAAAAGCAGAAAACTGGTGAAAGCATCAGTGAAGCCCAAGCACTTGAGGTCTTAGGCCGGGATGAAATTGGACGCTGGCCGAGCTATGTCGCCATGTTTGAAAAGCAGAATTTGATCAAACGTACCGATGAAAATGAATATGTGCTGGTTCGTGATCTGGATCAGGTCAGCTTCTGGAATTTTTATCTGCAATTACCCTATCCACTGCCACGCAAAGACCATCTCACCAATGCCCAGACTGATGACATCTGGATGCAAAATTTCTCACCTAGATTACAGGAAACCGATCAATATCTGGAAGAAAAACTCAATTTTCCATTGTCCGAACTGTTCCGACATAAATAA
- the yddG gene encoding aromatic amino acid DMT transporter YddG, with translation MKIWSVNLATWIGLSSILIWASLVAVVKLITESTSAVQGIALIYSFSSLAIFAFTGFPKIMQMSKRYLLGCGALFVAYEILFLVAVAWSDNREQVMLIAMINYLWPPLMIVFSIFARQLQARLWVIPGFLLAVMGLMLVVNPEITNLPKFMQALAENPWAYGFAFLGALLWPCYCVLTRTYGRGQNGVPIFFLVAVISLWFLHLGLNEPFIMPTFKLWLGIAVVGSLIGIAYSNWNQSMQFGNIKVLILATYFMPILSSVMSMLILDVRPELSFWIGTGLVTAGAIVCWKSTAIS, from the coding sequence ATGAAAATCTGGTCTGTAAATTTAGCGACCTGGATTGGTCTGTCTTCTATTCTGATCTGGGCCAGTCTGGTCGCCGTAGTGAAACTGATTACTGAATCCACCAGTGCAGTGCAGGGGATTGCTTTAATTTATAGTTTTAGCAGTCTGGCGATTTTTGCGTTCACCGGCTTTCCAAAAATCATGCAAATGTCCAAGCGTTATCTGCTCGGTTGTGGCGCTTTATTTGTGGCTTATGAGATTCTATTTCTGGTTGCTGTGGCATGGTCGGATAATCGTGAACAGGTGATGCTGATTGCCATGATCAATTATCTGTGGCCACCCTTGATGATTGTTTTTTCGATTTTTGCCCGACAGTTGCAGGCTCGCCTCTGGGTGATTCCAGGCTTTCTGCTCGCTGTGATGGGACTGATGCTGGTGGTCAATCCAGAAATCACTAATCTGCCGAAGTTTATGCAGGCTTTAGCTGAAAATCCTTGGGCTTATGGCTTTGCCTTTCTCGGCGCTTTGTTATGGCCTTGCTACTGCGTTCTAACTAGGACCTATGGCCGCGGACAAAATGGTGTACCGATTTTCTTTTTGGTCGCTGTAATTAGCTTATGGTTCTTACATTTAGGATTAAACGAACCTTTTATCATGCCCACATTCAAGCTATGGTTGGGAATTGCAGTGGTGGGTAGTCTGATTGGCATCGCCTATAGTAACTGGAATCAGAGTATGCAGTTCGGCAATATCAAGGTGCTGATTTTAGCCACCTATTTTATGCCGATTCTTTCTTCGGTCATGTCAATGCTGATTCTGGATGTCAGACCCGAACTCAGTTTTTGGATCGGGACGGGTTTGGTGACTGCAGGCGCTATAGTCTGCTGGAAATCTACCGCTATCAGTTAA
- a CDS encoding DMT family transporter, which translates to MSQRQALDAKASAIMFVLCMLWGLQQVVLKWAANDISALMQIALRSALSALMVYPLIQQSVRRQLWNARYLPAGLLVGVLFATEFYLIGEALRYTSASHTIVLLYTAPIFVALGLHWKLPAERLSSVQWGGIFLAFSGIVVSFLLRPQTESTLQTDALWGDFLALLGGVFWAATTVSVRLSRLAEAPATQTLFYQLLIGGMLLLPLAVLTGQAAIQWTVLSISSLVFHTVLISFASYLIWFWMLKHYLASRLGVFSFLTPVFGMLFGVLILDEHIEINFIIGTCMVMLGVILVSLQGWLKKPNINKSIQEQA; encoded by the coding sequence GTGAGCCAGCGTCAGGCATTAGATGCCAAAGCATCTGCCATCATGTTTGTATTGTGTATGTTGTGGGGTTTACAACAGGTGGTACTGAAGTGGGCCGCGAATGATATTTCAGCCCTGATGCAAATTGCCTTGCGTTCAGCCTTGTCTGCGCTGATGGTTTATCCCCTGATTCAGCAGAGCGTGCGCCGTCAACTCTGGAATGCACGCTATTTACCTGCAGGATTACTAGTCGGTGTGTTGTTTGCAACCGAATTCTATCTGATTGGTGAGGCACTGCGTTATACCTCAGCCTCGCATACGATTGTTTTACTTTATACCGCGCCGATTTTTGTGGCTTTGGGTTTACACTGGAAATTGCCGGCAGAGCGTTTGTCTTCTGTGCAATGGGGCGGAATATTTCTTGCCTTTAGCGGAATTGTAGTCAGCTTTCTGTTACGTCCACAGACAGAATCAACTTTACAAACTGATGCCTTGTGGGGAGATTTTCTGGCTTTGCTTGGCGGCGTATTCTGGGCAGCCACCACAGTCAGTGTACGTCTGAGCCGGCTGGCTGAAGCACCTGCAACCCAGACTTTGTTCTATCAATTATTGATAGGTGGAATGCTGTTATTGCCTCTGGCTGTTCTGACTGGACAAGCAGCCATTCAATGGACGGTGTTGTCTATTTCCAGTCTGGTTTTTCATACCGTGCTGATTTCCTTTGCCAGTTATCTGATCTGGTTCTGGATGCTGAAGCATTATCTGGCATCGCGTCTAGGGGTATTTTCCTTTTTGACCCCTGTATTCGGCATGCTGTTCGGCGTACTGATTCTGGATGAACATATCGAAATCAATTTTATTATCGGCACCTGTATGGTCATGCTGGGTGTGATTCTAGTGAGTTTGCAGGGATGGCTGAAAAAACCGAATATCAATAAAAGCATTCAAGAGCAAGCATGA
- a CDS encoding fumarylacetoacetate hydrolase family protein, translated as MSTRPSKIVCVGRSYADHAKELGNAIPDRPVLFIKPPSALSSLEAGIEWNPEWGNCHYECELSLRIDRTLSKESDPVKSLEAVGAVTLGLDLTLRDLQDDLKKKGQPWERAKAFDGSCLLSDWVPVADVVTDWKDVHYTLQVNDELRQKGDTALLIFDIATLLADISQVFTLEEGDVVMTGTPAGVAALHSGDQLKMTLKGQAQDYVWTTFVK; from the coding sequence ATGAGCACACGTCCATCCAAAATCGTTTGCGTGGGTCGCAGTTATGCCGATCATGCCAAAGAACTCGGCAATGCGATCCCTGATCGTCCGGTATTGTTTATCAAGCCACCGAGTGCCTTAAGTTCGCTCGAAGCAGGCATTGAATGGAATCCGGAATGGGGCAATTGTCATTATGAATGTGAACTCAGCTTGCGCATTGACCGGACTTTAAGCAAAGAAAGCGATCCTGTGAAATCACTTGAAGCTGTGGGTGCGGTGACTTTAGGTCTGGACTTAACTTTGCGTGATTTACAGGATGATCTCAAGAAAAAAGGCCAGCCTTGGGAACGTGCCAAAGCCTTTGATGGCTCTTGTCTGTTGTCGGACTGGGTGCCTGTCGCCGATGTAGTCACGGACTGGAAAGATGTGCATTACACACTGCAAGTCAATGATGAGCTACGTCAAAAAGGTGATACCGCTTTATTGATATTTGATATTGCGACCTTGCTGGCTGACATCAGTCAGGTCTTTACTTTGGAAGAAGGGGATGTGGTGATGACCGGTACACCGGCAGGCGTTGCGGCATTACATTCAGGCGATCAACTGAAAATGACCCTCAAAGGGCAGGCTCAAGATTATGTCTGGACGACTTTTGTGAAATAA
- a CDS encoding YcxB family protein encodes MTESAPTLSTRYFLTLEESQDGFALATFGKKQISRFLTPLVSIGIIIWGFSMGFDGVGRYYVALGAFFLLLQGIMRYWFLPMMFKRQFVKYQFGKSEQGIDLYQDYAEIFNNDRSKSVPYSEVQNFAVGKLTYMLELKNRTVVIVPKRAFKDGTEQSMFEHTFKK; translated from the coding sequence ATGACTGAGTCAGCACCGACTTTATCGACCCGTTATTTTCTGACTTTAGAAGAATCTCAGGATGGTTTTGCCCTGGCGACGTTTGGTAAAAAGCAGATTTCACGTTTTCTGACGCCTCTGGTCAGTATCGGGATCATCATCTGGGGTTTCTCGATGGGTTTTGATGGCGTCGGACGTTATTACGTGGCTTTGGGCGCATTTTTTCTGCTCCTGCAAGGTATTATGCGTTACTGGTTCCTGCCGATGATGTTTAAACGTCAGTTTGTTAAATATCAGTTTGGTAAAAGCGAACAGGGTATTGATTTGTATCAGGACTATGCGGAAATTTTTAATAATGATCGTAGTAAGTCGGTGCCATATAGCGAAGTGCAGAATTTTGCTGTCGGTAAACTCACTTATATGCTGGAATTAAAAAACCGTACCGTGGTTATTGTGCCGAAGCGTGCATTTAAGGACGGCACTGAACAGAGTATGTTCGAGCATACATTTAAAAAATAA